The following proteins are encoded in a genomic region of Sorangiineae bacterium MSr12523:
- a CDS encoding DMT family transporter, whose translation MSSDGVPFSIVAIVIGSAFVHAMWNAILKRQKHPELAGGAISLIGAVSSVLVALFFTRTVPSFSVVLWSLGAGLFEAAYFVALSKALARAPLGVAYTIARGGALLVTWPISVVWHGERPTPIALVGSFLVAGGLALVGLRSGGKKAERHAERRAGLAWSIACAVFIAGYHLFYKCAMNAGGEPAPVSAVSLALAAVLSLAWYGRVGTAKILLDAREHPWPIVIAGLLVTVSFVAFLAGLERGGAGVIMTLRNTSVLFAQVFGWLGGERSRPAQVAGVLAVFAGAVCTAWH comes from the coding sequence GTGAGCAGCGACGGCGTACCCTTCTCCATCGTGGCCATCGTCATAGGGTCGGCGTTCGTCCACGCGATGTGGAACGCGATCCTCAAGCGACAGAAGCACCCGGAGCTCGCCGGCGGGGCCATCTCGCTCATCGGCGCCGTGAGCTCGGTGCTCGTCGCGCTGTTCTTCACGCGAACAGTGCCCTCGTTCAGCGTCGTGCTCTGGAGCCTTGGCGCGGGCCTCTTCGAGGCGGCCTACTTCGTGGCGCTGTCGAAGGCCCTGGCGCGCGCCCCGCTCGGCGTGGCGTACACGATTGCCCGCGGCGGAGCGCTTCTCGTCACGTGGCCCATCTCGGTGGTGTGGCACGGCGAGCGGCCTACGCCCATCGCGCTCGTGGGCAGCTTTCTCGTGGCGGGCGGCCTCGCGCTGGTCGGCCTCCGCAGCGGCGGCAAAAAAGCCGAGCGGCACGCCGAGCGGCGCGCGGGGCTGGCCTGGTCCATCGCCTGCGCGGTGTTCATCGCGGGCTACCACTTGTTCTACAAGTGCGCGATGAACGCCGGCGGCGAGCCCGCACCCGTTTCCGCGGTGTCGCTGGCGTTGGCGGCGGTGTTGAGCCTCGCCTGGTACGGCCGCGTCGGCACCGCGAAGATCCTTCTCGATGCGCGCGAACACCCGTGGCCGATCGTGATCGCCGGCCTTCTCGTCACCGTGTCGTTCGTCGCCTTTCTCGCAGGCCTCGAGCGCGGAGGCGCCGGCGTCATCATGACGTTGCGGAACACCTCCGTGCTCTTCGCGCAAGTCTTCGGCTGGCTCGGCGGCGAACGCTCGCGCCCGGCCCAGGTGGCCGGTGTCCTCGCGGTGTTCGCCGGCGCCGTGTGCACGGCCTGGCACTAG
- a CDS encoding quinone oxidoreductase, translating to MKAIRYHQIGDPTVLRWEDAETPAPGAGEVLIAVRAAGVNFADTERRRGLYDAAAPLPRILGSEAAGVVHSVGPGVDAAWVGRRVVAFTPACYAEFTKASLDVVFPLPDNVSFEMAASIPVQGLTAYHLVNTAGRVAKGQWVLVHSAAGGVGLLATQMVKALGGKVIGTVSTDAKAAQARDAGADAVLRYDQVEGEVPRITEGHGVDLVLDAVGADTWRASLKSLAPFGHLILYGSASGEVPKLDVDAELMPRSLKVSAYWLRSPHPAELQQRAMSSLLEDVAAGRLRITIGLQLPLTEAVEAHRRLESRATVGKVVLTV from the coding sequence ATGAAAGCGATTCGTTACCACCAAATTGGTGATCCTACGGTTTTGCGCTGGGAAGACGCCGAGACGCCGGCCCCGGGCGCGGGGGAGGTGCTCATCGCCGTGCGCGCGGCTGGCGTGAATTTCGCCGACACCGAGCGGCGTCGCGGGCTTTACGATGCAGCGGCGCCTTTGCCGCGCATTCTCGGTTCCGAGGCTGCGGGCGTGGTTCATTCCGTGGGGCCCGGCGTCGACGCGGCGTGGGTCGGCCGGCGCGTGGTGGCGTTTACCCCGGCGTGCTACGCGGAGTTCACCAAGGCGAGTCTGGACGTCGTCTTTCCCTTGCCGGACAACGTTTCGTTCGAGATGGCGGCGAGCATCCCCGTGCAGGGCCTCACCGCGTATCACTTGGTGAACACCGCCGGTCGCGTCGCGAAAGGGCAATGGGTGCTGGTGCATTCGGCGGCCGGCGGGGTGGGGCTGTTGGCCACGCAAATGGTGAAGGCCCTCGGCGGCAAGGTCATTGGCACGGTTTCCACCGATGCGAAGGCCGCCCAGGCGCGCGATGCCGGTGCCGACGCGGTCCTTCGCTATGACCAAGTCGAAGGCGAGGTCCCGCGCATCACCGAGGGCCACGGTGTCGATCTCGTGCTCGACGCGGTGGGCGCCGACACGTGGCGCGCCAGCTTGAAGAGCCTCGCGCCGTTCGGGCACTTGATTCTCTACGGTTCGGCGAGCGGCGAGGTGCCGAAGCTCGACGTGGATGCCGAGCTGATGCCGCGGTCCTTGAAGGTCAGCGCGTATTGGTTGCGTTCCCCGCATCCGGCGGAGTTGCAGCAGCGTGCCATGTCCTCTCTCCTGGAGGACGTGGCCGCAGGCCGGCTGCGCATCACCATCGGGCTGCAGCTGCCCCTCACCGAGGCCGTGGAGGCACACCGCCGGCTCGAGTCGCGCGCGACGGTGGGGAAGGTCGTTCTCACGGTGTGA
- a CDS encoding zinc-ribbon domain-containing protein, with protein sequence MDTCWKCDHQNVAGAKFCAACGTSQARRASIKSSMPTEYEQQAIDPATIGAGRPSLSFEIGSRVLVQWSDGNRYPGSIVQVASGQCLVLFSNGQHYWIDVRLLSPAP encoded by the coding sequence GTGGACACTTGCTGGAAGTGTGACCATCAAAACGTTGCTGGCGCGAAGTTCTGCGCGGCGTGCGGTACCTCGCAGGCGCGCCGCGCGAGCATCAAGTCATCGATGCCCACGGAATACGAGCAGCAGGCCATCGATCCGGCGACCATCGGGGCCGGGCGTCCTTCGCTTTCGTTCGAGATCGGAAGCCGGGTGCTCGTGCAATGGTCCGATGGGAATCGTTACCCGGGATCCATCGTTCAAGTCGCATCGGGGCAATGCCTGGTTCTCTTTTCGAATGGTCAGCACTACTGGATCGACGTGCGGCTTCTAAGCCCCGCACCTTGA
- a CDS encoding methyltransferase, giving the protein MRDAAGLVALLVDPEETVRSAVERALARLGEALVAVVRDQWEEASPTSKVHLVRALARATSSDAAVGAFLRALNDEASQVRRAAARALGKLRGERARRVEDALVGAWNRADVPVEEQRALASALGNLGAASAAPLLADMATQDPELQRIAARARLMIERTLVRGQDGGGSIDATAAPSEPVPIVFQVRRGLEPVLADELQDHGSPFGPMQTSTAGWVRGTLRGPLEQAWLARTALSFALRIEAPGGDVATALASEAAQRIFTTWTRGPIRYRLAFAEGGHRRAQVWQIAQQVAARCPALINDPTSSLWEVLVREDSLELSPRALPDPRFSYRVRDVPAASHPTIAAALARLGGIRADDVVWDPFVGSGMELVERARLGPCASLFGTDLAPKALQAARANLDSAKVSATLIQGDATRYTPPLPVTLIVTNPPMGLRVARTKELGDMLEQFLAHACDVLAPGGRLVWLSPFRERNRKAARALPFDVELSREVDMGGFWATLEILTKKKAVTGRRHR; this is encoded by the coding sequence GTGCGCGACGCCGCCGGATTGGTGGCGCTGCTGGTCGACCCCGAGGAAACGGTTCGGTCCGCCGTGGAGCGTGCGCTGGCGCGGCTTGGCGAGGCGCTGGTCGCCGTCGTGCGGGATCAGTGGGAAGAGGCGTCGCCCACCTCGAAGGTGCACCTGGTTCGCGCGCTGGCGCGTGCGACTTCGAGCGACGCGGCCGTGGGGGCCTTTCTGCGGGCGCTGAACGACGAGGCGTCGCAGGTGCGTCGGGCCGCGGCGCGTGCGCTCGGCAAGCTGCGTGGCGAACGGGCCCGGCGCGTGGAGGATGCGCTGGTGGGCGCCTGGAACCGGGCCGATGTGCCCGTCGAAGAGCAGCGCGCGCTCGCCTCGGCGCTGGGCAATTTGGGGGCGGCGAGTGCGGCACCGCTGCTGGCCGACATGGCGACGCAGGATCCCGAGCTGCAGCGTATCGCAGCCCGTGCGCGGCTGATGATCGAGCGCACCTTGGTGCGCGGACAGGACGGCGGCGGCAGCATCGATGCGACGGCCGCGCCCAGCGAGCCCGTGCCCATCGTATTCCAGGTGCGGCGCGGGCTGGAGCCGGTGCTCGCGGACGAACTGCAGGACCACGGCTCGCCGTTCGGTCCGATGCAGACGAGCACCGCGGGCTGGGTGCGCGGCACTTTGCGCGGGCCGCTCGAGCAGGCTTGGCTCGCGCGCACCGCGCTCTCCTTCGCACTTCGAATCGAGGCGCCGGGCGGCGACGTGGCGACGGCGCTCGCCTCGGAGGCGGCGCAGCGCATCTTCACCACGTGGACGCGCGGGCCGATTCGCTACCGCCTCGCCTTCGCCGAGGGCGGTCACCGCCGCGCGCAGGTCTGGCAGATCGCGCAACAGGTCGCCGCGCGGTGCCCGGCGTTGATCAACGATCCCACGTCGAGCCTGTGGGAGGTGCTCGTGCGGGAAGACTCGCTGGAGCTCTCCCCGCGCGCCCTTCCGGATCCGCGCTTCTCGTACCGCGTGCGCGACGTGCCCGCGGCGTCGCACCCCACCATCGCCGCGGCGCTGGCGCGACTCGGCGGCATTCGCGCGGACGACGTCGTGTGGGACCCGTTCGTGGGCTCCGGCATGGAGCTCGTGGAGCGCGCGCGGCTCGGTCCTTGTGCGTCGCTGTTCGGGACGGATCTCGCACCCAAGGCGCTGCAGGCCGCCCGGGCCAACTTGGACAGCGCCAAGGTGTCGGCCACCCTGATTCAGGGCGACGCCACGCGCTACACGCCGCCCTTACCGGTCACGCTCATCGTGACCAACCCGCCCATGGGCCTGCGCGTGGCGCGCACCAAAGAGCTGGGCGACATGTTGGAGCAATTCCTCGCGCACGCCTGCGATGTGCTCGCGCCGGGCGGCCGCCTCGTCTGGCTTTCGCCCTTCCGCGAGCGTAACCGCAAGGCGGCGCGCGCTCTGCCCTTCGACGTGGAGCTCTCCCGCGAGGTGGACATGGGCGGCTTTTGGGCCACGCTCGAGATTCTTACCAAGAAGAAAGCTGTCACCGGCCGCCGGCATCGGTGA
- a CDS encoding molybdopterin-dependent oxidoreductase — translation MEKPSRLIAPSMLDRRTFLRAVAAGTGICALGGATYVLADDDATRRAAALKRPDGRPRLPPSQFLLQRLRPMGGSEGDPSAKNFKLRVYGEVEAPFEIDFAELLKMPQVEQTCDVHCVTKWTVLDSHWTGVRVADLAERAKVKKGARHVIFEAVHGYTSNVLLREALAPNVLVAHRYEGAPLARPHGAPVRALVPDLYFWKSAKWLTGIRFSAVDQPGYWEVRGYNNHADPWREERYG, via the coding sequence ATGGAAAAACCCTCTCGTCTGATCGCCCCGAGCATGCTCGACCGGCGCACCTTCCTTCGGGCGGTGGCGGCCGGTACGGGCATCTGTGCCCTCGGGGGCGCGACGTACGTGCTCGCCGACGATGACGCGACCCGCCGCGCGGCCGCCCTCAAGCGCCCCGACGGGCGCCCCCGCCTGCCACCGAGCCAGTTCCTCTTGCAGCGACTGCGTCCGATGGGCGGCAGCGAAGGCGATCCGAGCGCCAAAAATTTCAAGCTGCGCGTCTACGGCGAGGTGGAAGCGCCCTTCGAGATCGACTTCGCCGAGCTGCTCAAGATGCCCCAGGTCGAGCAGACTTGCGACGTCCACTGCGTGACGAAATGGACCGTGCTCGATAGCCACTGGACGGGCGTTCGCGTCGCGGATCTCGCCGAGCGGGCCAAGGTGAAGAAGGGCGCACGCCACGTCATCTTCGAGGCCGTGCACGGATACACCTCGAACGTGCTCTTGCGCGAAGCCCTCGCGCCCAACGTCCTCGTCGCGCACCGCTACGAGGGTGCGCCGCTCGCACGTCCGCACGGCGCACCCGTGCGCGCGTTGGTGCCGGATCTGTATTTCTGGAAGAGCGCCAAGTGGCTCACCGGTATTCGCTTCAGCGCCGTCGATCAACCCGGCTATTGGGAAGTGCGCGGGTACAACAATCACGCCGATCCGTGGAGAGAAGAACGATATGGCTGA
- a CDS encoding PepSY-associated TM helix domain-containing protein, translating to MAEGPSRFLLRPWLRAIHRDVGYVAVGLTFIYALSGLAVNHIADWKDGDANFARFQTTHHFASLANGNSRDDEAIARDVASKLGITEPPREVYRAAPDQLDVQWERRTLHIDTEKGDVIEEGEKPRFFLRLANWLHLNRGKKAWTYVADTYAVALLFLSISGLFMIKGKKGLLGRGAVLALVGIAIPVVYVTLAGGP from the coding sequence ATGGCTGAAGGCCCCTCTCGGTTTCTCCTCCGGCCATGGTTGCGCGCCATTCATCGCGACGTCGGTTACGTGGCCGTTGGGCTCACCTTCATTTATGCGCTGTCCGGTTTGGCCGTAAATCACATTGCCGACTGGAAAGACGGTGACGCGAACTTCGCCCGTTTCCAAACGACACACCATTTCGCCTCACTCGCCAATGGCAACTCGCGTGATGACGAAGCCATCGCGCGCGACGTGGCGAGCAAACTTGGCATCACCGAGCCACCGCGCGAAGTCTACCGCGCGGCCCCCGACCAACTCGACGTGCAATGGGAACGACGTACCTTGCACATCGACACCGAAAAAGGCGACGTGATCGAAGAGGGCGAAAAGCCACGATTTTTCCTACGTCTCGCGAATTGGCTGCATTTGAATCGTGGCAAGAAAGCATGGACTTACGTGGCGGATACCTATGCGGTGGCGCTCCTCTTCTTGTCCATCTCCGGCCTCTTCATGATCAAAGGTAAGAAAGGCCTTTTGGGCCGTGGCGCGGTGTTGGCGCTCGTGGGAATCGCCATTCCTGTCGTCTATGTGACCTTGGCCGGCGGTCCATAA
- a CDS encoding ATP-binding protein, whose product MDDLGGNLAAVRLLLVAEDEADASLVRGALARLQGLSEASFAWTRAAEAASFALARDEHDVCLVDFELAKRTNFELLERHGGDTPIVVMARLAGQDADPFAGRPALAMRAFDILDRSQLATPRFERTLRRVLERRSSRVALQRSDARFRDVLEQIPEAILVHERGRILHVNARTLRDLGCERPDQLVGSSLLDLVSEDDRSRLGAGPRSATSPIICRFMLADGSMLAAEVIEVPIVWAGRPASALLARDVSQHLDTQARILLADRFARGSSLAASVAHEINNPLAYVRSNLVFAIDELARAEGSERMNHVREALADARQGAERVEIIARDLKVFSQAREDRKSSVDVHRVIELAFNMTKSEIRERARLVTEYAQVPDIIANDGRLAHVFINLLLNAVQAIPEGRAREHTVRVATRCDRDRVIVEVSDTGAGMSPKVRERIFDPFFTTAPTVRTGLGLFICQQIVQALRGRITVESELGRGSTFRVELPANVSATLPIARPHTRRAHLLIVDDEPLVCSSLQRSLKRDYEVTAVQSARAALDLMAGGTSFDLVLCDLMMPEMSGMDLYEELRRTNPVQCTKLIFFTGGASTAGAREFLERVPNPRLEKPADIARIRELVRERIAS is encoded by the coding sequence ATGGACGACCTCGGGGGAAATCTCGCAGCGGTCCGCCTGCTGCTCGTCGCCGAAGATGAAGCCGACGCCAGCCTCGTTCGAGGCGCGCTTGCTCGTCTTCAAGGACTCTCGGAAGCATCGTTCGCGTGGACGCGCGCGGCCGAAGCCGCATCGTTCGCCCTCGCACGCGACGAGCACGACGTCTGCCTCGTCGATTTCGAGCTTGCGAAGCGAACGAACTTCGAGTTGTTGGAACGACACGGTGGCGACACGCCCATCGTTGTCATGGCCCGGCTAGCGGGCCAAGACGCGGACCCATTCGCAGGCCGCCCGGCCCTCGCGATGCGCGCGTTCGACATTCTCGATCGAAGCCAGCTGGCAACGCCACGCTTCGAGCGCACGCTGCGGCGGGTTCTCGAGCGCCGCAGTTCGCGCGTCGCGCTGCAACGGTCGGATGCGCGCTTTCGCGATGTGCTGGAGCAGATCCCGGAAGCCATCCTGGTGCACGAGCGCGGGCGCATCCTTCACGTGAACGCACGCACCCTGCGCGACCTCGGCTGCGAGCGGCCCGACCAACTCGTCGGCTCCTCGTTGCTCGACTTGGTGAGCGAAGACGATCGCTCCCGGCTCGGAGCAGGCCCTCGGAGCGCAACCAGTCCGATAATCTGTCGCTTCATGCTCGCGGACGGAAGCATGCTCGCCGCGGAGGTCATCGAGGTGCCCATCGTCTGGGCAGGGCGACCCGCGAGTGCCTTGCTCGCGCGCGACGTGAGCCAGCACCTCGACACGCAAGCGCGCATTCTCCTCGCCGATCGCTTTGCGCGCGGGAGCTCGCTCGCGGCTTCGGTGGCGCACGAAATCAACAACCCGCTGGCCTACGTCCGCTCGAACCTGGTGTTCGCCATCGACGAGCTCGCACGCGCCGAGGGAAGCGAGCGGATGAACCATGTGCGCGAAGCCCTCGCCGATGCCCGCCAAGGGGCCGAGCGCGTCGAGATCATCGCGCGCGATCTCAAGGTTTTCTCCCAGGCGCGCGAAGACCGCAAAAGCTCCGTCGACGTGCACCGGGTGATCGAGCTCGCGTTCAACATGACCAAGTCGGAGATCCGCGAGCGCGCGAGGCTGGTCACGGAATACGCTCAGGTCCCGGACATCATCGCCAACGACGGGCGCCTGGCGCACGTGTTCATCAACTTGCTCCTCAACGCCGTGCAGGCGATCCCCGAGGGCCGGGCACGCGAGCACACCGTGCGGGTGGCCACACGCTGCGACCGCGATCGGGTCATCGTCGAGGTGTCCGACACGGGCGCGGGCATGTCGCCGAAGGTCCGCGAGCGCATCTTCGACCCGTTCTTCACGACCGCGCCCACCGTGCGCACGGGCCTGGGGCTCTTCATCTGCCAACAGATCGTGCAGGCGCTGCGCGGGCGCATCACCGTGGAGAGCGAGCTTGGCCGAGGCAGCACCTTCCGCGTGGAGCTGCCCGCCAACGTGTCGGCCACGTTGCCCATCGCCCGACCTCACACGCGCCGCGCCCACCTTCTCATCGTGGACGACGAGCCGCTCGTGTGCAGCTCCCTGCAGCGCAGCTTGAAGCGCGACTACGAAGTCACCGCCGTCCAATCGGCGCGCGCCGCCTTGGATCTCATGGCCGGCGGCACGTCCTTCGATCTCGTGCTGTGCGATCTGATGATGCCCGAAATGAGCGGCATGGATCTCTACGAGGAGCTGCGTCGCACCAACCCGGTGCAGTGCACGAAGCTCATTTTCTTCACCGGCGGCGCCTCCACCGCCGGCGCCCGCGAATTCCTCGAGCGCGTCCCCAATCCACGCTTGGAAAAACCCGCCGACATCGCCCGCATCCGCGAACTCGTCCGCGAGCGCATCGCGAGCTAG
- a CDS encoding deoxynucleoside kinase produces the protein MKRYIAVAGTIGAGKTSLVAWLVKRYGLTAFYEPNEANPYLADFYRDMKRWAFHSQAFFLAHKLELHQELERCPSPAVIDRTIYEDAEIFAHSLHAQGNIDLRDWEVYQRLYRGILRALRPPDVLIALTCSLPATKKRIARRGREMEKEIPTAYLRGLHKLYERWFDTYDLSPIVRIDTTKLDYVEDLVDLIDLTQTLDRALL, from the coding sequence ATGAAACGATACATCGCAGTGGCAGGAACGATTGGAGCGGGAAAGACGTCGCTCGTGGCGTGGCTGGTGAAGCGTTACGGGCTCACGGCCTTTTACGAGCCGAACGAGGCCAACCCGTACCTTGCCGATTTTTATCGCGACATGAAGCGGTGGGCGTTTCACTCGCAGGCATTTTTTCTCGCGCACAAACTCGAGCTGCATCAAGAGCTCGAGCGATGCCCATCACCGGCGGTCATTGATCGGACCATTTACGAAGACGCGGAGATTTTCGCCCACAGTCTGCACGCGCAAGGAAACATCGACTTGCGCGATTGGGAGGTCTACCAGCGTCTGTACCGCGGCATCCTGCGCGCCTTGCGTCCGCCGGACGTGCTCATCGCGCTCACATGCTCCCTGCCCGCGACGAAGAAGCGCATCGCCCGCCGCGGGCGCGAAATGGAGAAAGAGATCCCCACGGCGTACCTCCGCGGGCTGCACAAGCTCTACGAGCGATGGTTCGACACGTACGATCTTTCACCCATCGTGCGCATCGACACGACGAAACTCGACTACGTGGAAGATCTGGTCGACCTCATCGACCTGACCCAAACCTTGGACCGCGCGCTTCTCTAG
- the dinB gene encoding DNA polymerase IV yields MPRPRSIVHVDMDAFYASVEIRDDPRLAGKPVLVGGSKRRGVVLAASYEARKFGPHSAMSMAEAMRLCPQALVVPPRHDRYAEVSRSVFAIFERYTPLVEGLSVDEAFLDVTESRSLFGDGETIARAIKGDVKGELGLTASAGVAPSKFVAKVASDLQKPDGLVVVPDGGVAAFLAPLPIERMWGVGPKTAPRLRALGLRTLGDLASADPRALDSMLGSWGRHVRDLARGIDPRDVEPDRAAKSVGHEETYEEDLRTAADIERTLLRHASRVAQRLLEAGLAGNIVVVKLKYADFTLRTRRISLPEPVADTNSIFTAARGLLREFDPGPVRLTGVSLSGLVDTGADGAGVQRKLFEDEKDVRREQFQRVEEVVRAIGQRFGEGVTRAALLDKDEKLARGRKTR; encoded by the coding sequence ATGCCGAGACCGCGCTCGATCGTCCACGTCGATATGGACGCATTTTATGCTTCCGTCGAGATACGCGACGACCCGCGGCTTGCCGGCAAGCCGGTGCTCGTCGGTGGCTCCAAGCGGCGCGGTGTGGTGCTTGCGGCGTCGTACGAAGCCCGCAAATTCGGTCCGCACTCGGCCATGTCCATGGCAGAGGCCATGCGCCTCTGCCCACAAGCCCTCGTCGTTCCGCCCCGGCACGATCGCTACGCCGAAGTGAGCCGCAGTGTGTTCGCAATCTTCGAGCGCTACACGCCGCTCGTGGAAGGGCTGAGTGTCGACGAGGCCTTTCTCGACGTGACGGAGAGCCGCTCTTTGTTCGGCGATGGCGAAACCATCGCGCGGGCCATCAAGGGCGACGTGAAAGGCGAGCTGGGGCTCACGGCCTCGGCGGGGGTGGCTCCGTCGAAGTTCGTGGCCAAGGTCGCCAGCGATCTGCAGAAGCCCGACGGGCTCGTCGTGGTGCCTGATGGCGGCGTCGCTGCGTTCCTCGCACCGCTGCCGATCGAGCGGATGTGGGGCGTCGGTCCGAAGACGGCGCCGCGGCTGCGCGCCCTGGGCCTGCGCACCTTGGGCGATCTCGCCTCCGCCGATCCACGCGCGCTCGACTCGATGCTGGGAAGCTGGGGCCGGCACGTGCGCGATCTCGCACGCGGCATCGATCCGCGCGACGTGGAACCGGATCGCGCGGCGAAGTCCGTGGGCCACGAGGAAACGTACGAGGAGGATCTCCGCACGGCCGCCGACATCGAGCGAACGCTGTTGCGACATGCCTCGCGTGTGGCGCAGCGCCTTCTCGAGGCGGGCCTCGCCGGGAATATCGTCGTCGTGAAATTGAAGTACGCCGACTTCACCTTGCGCACACGTCGGATCTCCCTGCCGGAGCCGGTGGCCGATACGAACAGTATTTTTACAGCGGCGCGGGGCCTTCTGCGCGAGTTCGATCCCGGGCCCGTGCGGCTCACGGGGGTGTCGCTGTCCGGCCTGGTCGATACGGGCGCGGACGGTGCGGGGGTGCAACGCAAGCTGTTCGAAGACGAGAAAGACGTCCGACGTGAGCAATTCCAGCGCGTCGAAGAGGTGGTGAGGGCCATCGGCCAGCGCTTCGGCGAGGGCGTCACACGTGCGGCGCTCTTGGACAAAGACGAGAAGTTGGCCCGGGGTCGAAAAACCCGCTAG
- a CDS encoding pyridoxal phosphate-dependent aminotransferase: MADDANRDKSDNRNGSGTPAPGAFRTVPRTGVIYVTTEASKLGFSSANPDWCNLGQGQPETGDLPGAPPRVHNVSIDVDDQEYAPVAGITELREAIAALYNQLYRRGLPSQYTAENVCVSGGGRAALTRAAASLASINLGHFLPDYTAYEELLDIFKAFTAIPILLEGDRGYAFSSEELRREIMGRGLGAILLSNPCNPTGKHVEGEELARWVSIARELDCTLLLDEFYSHYVYRTRRGALPVESAARYVEDVNRDPILLFDGLTKNWRYPGWRVTWTVGPKKVIDALSSAGSFLDGGGSKPLQRAAIPLLAEEHVVKETLAIQAAFRDKRDRLHSRLERIGVRFERAPEGTFYLWGDVSTLPPPLNDGMGLFRAALDKKVIVVPGEFFDVNPGKRRGGRPSRFRHYVRFSFGPSAATLDTALDRLTALVEGL, translated from the coding sequence ATGGCCGACGACGCGAACCGTGACAAAAGCGACAATCGGAATGGGTCGGGAACGCCCGCGCCCGGGGCCTTCCGCACCGTGCCGCGAACCGGTGTCATCTACGTCACGACCGAGGCGAGCAAACTCGGATTTTCCTCGGCGAACCCGGACTGGTGCAACCTCGGTCAGGGCCAGCCCGAAACGGGGGACCTGCCCGGCGCCCCGCCGCGCGTGCACAACGTCTCCATCGACGTCGACGACCAGGAGTACGCGCCCGTCGCCGGCATCACCGAGCTGCGCGAGGCCATTGCTGCATTGTACAACCAATTGTACCGGCGCGGCCTTCCCTCGCAGTACACCGCGGAGAACGTCTGCGTCTCCGGCGGCGGCCGTGCTGCCCTCACGCGGGCCGCGGCGAGCCTCGCGTCGATCAACCTGGGGCATTTTCTGCCGGACTACACGGCGTACGAAGAGCTGCTCGACATCTTCAAGGCCTTCACGGCCATCCCGATTTTGCTCGAGGGCGACCGCGGCTACGCGTTCTCGTCGGAGGAGCTGCGCCGGGAAATCATGGGTCGCGGCCTCGGCGCCATCCTGCTCTCCAACCCGTGCAACCCCACGGGCAAGCACGTGGAGGGCGAGGAGCTCGCGCGTTGGGTCTCCATCGCACGCGAGCTCGATTGCACCTTGCTCCTCGACGAGTTCTACTCGCACTACGTCTACCGCACGCGCCGCGGAGCACTGCCGGTGGAGAGCGCCGCGCGCTACGTGGAGGACGTGAACCGCGATCCCATTCTGCTTTTCGACGGGCTCACGAAGAACTGGCGCTACCCGGGCTGGCGCGTCACCTGGACCGTCGGCCCGAAGAAGGTCATCGATGCGCTCAGCAGCGCCGGCTCCTTCCTCGACGGCGGCGGCTCGAAGCCGCTGCAACGCGCGGCCATTCCGCTCTTGGCCGAGGAGCACGTGGTGAAGGAGACGCTGGCCATCCAGGCCGCCTTCCGCGACAAGCGCGATCGCCTGCACTCGCGCCTCGAGCGCATCGGCGTTCGCTTCGAGCGCGCGCCCGAGGGCACCTTCTACCTCTGGGGCGACGTCAGCACGCTCCCGCCTCCCCTGAACGATGGCATGGGCCTCTTCCGCGCAGCCTTGGACAAGAAGGTCATCGTGGTGCCGGGCGAGTTCTTCGACGTCAACCCCGGCAAACGCCGCGGCGGCCGGCCCTCGCGCTTCCGCCACTACGTCCGATTCTCCTTCGGCCCCTCCGCGGCAACACTCGATACGGCCCTCGACCGCCTCACCGCGCTCGTCGAGGGACTCTAG
- a CDS encoding RNA polymerase sigma factor — protein sequence MSPRVDPSVPSRVAELHLMAAELHPVVRAVVAAVLRQGQGHPDVEDCANEALRRALEGTARLRDGEPLRPWVIGIARHVALDVLRARKRARTVQDARDFSDGAEDLPALVERVPDSKPDPLERMESARRQEMVRKAIAGLNENTRTALAKFHLEGKSYQEISAEMQVPLGTVATWVTRGRKAMAELLDEQARQS from the coding sequence ATGTCCCCGCGCGTCGACCCATCCGTGCCGTCGCGCGTCGCCGAGTTGCACCTCATGGCGGCGGAGCTCCACCCTGTCGTCCGCGCGGTCGTCGCTGCGGTACTGCGTCAAGGCCAAGGTCATCCCGATGTCGAAGATTGCGCAAACGAAGCCCTTCGTCGTGCCCTCGAAGGTACGGCCCGCCTGCGTGACGGCGAGCCGCTACGCCCCTGGGTCATTGGGATTGCCCGCCATGTCGCCCTCGACGTCCTTCGTGCCCGCAAGCGAGCGCGAACCGTGCAAGATGCACGCGATTTTTCCGATGGAGCCGAGGATCTGCCCGCCTTGGTCGAGCGCGTCCCCGACTCCAAGCCCGACCCGCTCGAACGGATGGAAAGCGCGCGGCGCCAGGAAATGGTGCGCAAAGCCATTGCGGGACTCAACGAGAACACCCGCACGGCCCTCGCCAAGTTCCACCTCGAAGGAAAAAGCTACCAGGAGATTTCGGCTGAAATGCAGGTTCCACTCGGTACCGTGGCAACCTGGGTTACACGCGGGCGCAAGGCGATGGCCGAGCTCCTCGACGAGCAAGCGAGGCAATCATGA